The nucleotide sequence TGTTCCAGTTGCTAAGCGCATAGTCCGATAGACCATCCCGCGTCGTTCTGGAGCAAGAAAAAATGCCCACTCTCCCAGGGCGAGAGAGTGGGCGACGAGTGCTCCTTCCGTACTATTCTTCGCGCAGGATTTCGTAGACCGTGTTCTTCCCGTGCTGCTGGGTGAAGAAACCGCGTGCATCGACCAAGCTGTCAACGGTGCCCAGCATTTGGCTCGGATCCATGCTTCCATTCGAAACATGAGTTCCAGTGGGCTCGTTGTCACCTCTGGTCTCCGAGACGCTGTCACGTCCCAGGGCAACGAAGCGGAGCGGTGGTTCCGACCCGTCGGTCGTGTAAGACCAGATCGAATCCAACCGGTTGAGCTGTGTATGCAGACCATCGCCACGGTCTTCGGCTGCGATCAGCGTGTGAGCGTCTGCGAAGGTCAGGTTGTCGAAGGACGACTGCTCCGCAGTTCCCAGCACGAAGATCCCGATCGTCCCGCTATTGCGATCTGTGCTGAGGTCAACCCGGAAGATCGAGCCCCAAGTTCCACGTTGCGCCAGAGCTGGAACCGCACCCGCCAGCGCGTTTGTGTCCCCGGTCGCATCGAAGAAGAACGTTTGGAAGCCGGAACCGGGCAGGAACTGGAAGTTTTCCGGACGTTTGAAAGGTGTGGCGTTTGCGGCCTTTGCTAAAGCGTTCGGGTTAAAGGCTGTGGTTCCGTCAACGGCGGTGTCATGCACCGTGACCCATTGTGCTATGTACGACGTACCGGGAGTGTGGAGGCGGAGCTGGTTGACCGAGAACACGTCGCCCGAGGGATCGTTCGCATGAAACACGACCGGAGCGCCGTCGATCAGCACTTGTAGCGCTTGCAGCTTGCCACCCGCATCGATGTTTGTGACATCGGTGGGAACAAACCGGTACACGAACGAGTTGGGCTGACGAGCGGCCTTGGGACTGTTTGGATCGTTCGGGTCGATGTTGACGCTTGTGCCGCCCAGATCCTCACACATGATCAGGTTTCCCTGATCGTCAGGGTGCATCCCTTCGAAGAACGCCGGGTTTCCGAAGATTCCGTCCAAGGTATGGACATTCGGTGGCCACGTAGCATTGGCTTCGATGATTGCTCCGCCGTCCTCCTGTGAGAAGAGCATCTTGTTCGCCAGCGGAAGATAGGCCGAGCCATCGATGGCATTGAAGCCAGTCAATCCATTCGTGCCTACCGGGCTCAGGAGCGTCACGCGATGCTTCTTATCCGTGATGTCCATGTTGATGCGGGTGATGAACGCCAGGTTCCCCGCGTTCTCATGTCCCTGAAACAGAAAGTGCCGTCCGTAGTCGTAGCCCGGGACAGGCCCGCCTGGATTCTGGTCGAATACGAGATAGGCGTTCTCGTCAGGCTCAGTCAACGTGTTGTCCGTGAGAATCCCGAACTTGGTGATCGGCCCCGATGGATTCTCGATCACATTGGTGCCGGTGACAACTGCCTGGAGTTTGAAACCGCTGGCTATGGTCGTTGCCGGATGTCCAACATGCTTCTTGGCGAACTTGACGCCGGTTGTGATGGGTCCAATTCCGAGCTGGCCGAAAGCCAACGGCGCGGCCAAGGCTACCACGAGACCGAGCTTCAAAGACGAAGCTTGCAAAACGTTCATACACAGACTCCTTTTGAAATTCCTCATTGGGATTTGTTCTTCTTGCGCAATTGGGACTTCGGGCTAACGCTTCCGATGAAGGTAGCGGTTCAGAGTTTCACTGAGATTGCAGCCACGTGAACGGTCGATGAAAAGTCGCCAATCAGGAGATAAGTTCAGTGGAAAGCGAGAACCGAGGCGCGTTTCCATGAGATGTTCTGCAAGCAATAACACGATATAATTTGCAGTCCGCCATGAACTTTTCCCGGTTTGTCACCCGGTCCGCGTTTCGCAATCGGCTGCGCAGCCTGCTTACTGTTGCTTCGATCGCCTTTTCTCTCCTTCTGCTGAGTGTCATGTTGACGCTTTGGCGCAGCTTCTACATTGACCCGGGAGCGCCGGACTCCGCTCTCCGGATCATGACGCGGCACAAGGTCTCGCTCGCAAATTTTCTACCCATCTATTATCGGGATAAAATCCGCGGAATTCCTGGCGTCGTCCATATTGTTCCCATGACATGGTTTGGCGGCCGGTATATCGACGACAAGCCGGCAAATTTCTTTGCCCAATTCGCAACCGATCCAGAGGAGTATTTTGATGTCGCTGCCGATAAGGTGATGCCGCCCGAACAACTGGAAGCTTGGAAGAAGGATCGCGCCGGTTGTGTGGTCGACGTCGATCTAGCGAAGAAGCATAACTGGAAGATCGGCGACCGGATTACGCTGCAGGGAACGATCTTTCCTACGAACCTCGAGCTCACGCTGCGTGGCATCTACAAAATTGATCCACCGAGCAGCAATCTGTACTTCCATGCTAAGTATCTGGAAGAGTCCGTGTCCTGGTTCAAGAATTCTGCCGGCTTTTATTTCACGCGTGTGGACACCGCGAATCATATGCCGGACGCGGCGCGCTCCATCGATGCCATGTTCCACAGCGCTCCCTTGCCTACCAAGAGCGAGAGCGAACAGGCATTTCGCCTGGATTTCATCGCTACTCTGGGTAACGTGAAGGCCTTTATCCTGGGGATTTGCGGAGCGGTCACGTTCACCATGCTGCTCGTTTGCGCAAACACCATGGCCATGTCAATCCGGGAACGCACGCGCGAAGTGGCTGTACTTCGTACGCTGGGTTTCACGCGCGAGCGGATCTTCAAATTACTGCTCAGCGAAGCGCTGGCAATTGCGTTGATCGGGGGTCTGATTGGAGTGATGTCCGCGACGCTGATCATCGGCCTTCTCTCCCGGCCCGGCATCGGCATGCCGGTGTCGATGCACATGACCAGCCTGACGGCGCTCGCGGTGATGCTGGTCGCAGCCTTCGTAGGATTGTCGAGCGCGATCGTCCCGTCTTACCGAGCGTCGCACCTGCACATCGTCGACGCTTTGCGGCACATCGGATAGAATCTGCGGTCCGTTGTGCCGTTCCAAAATTCGCTATTTGCCGACCAGATA is from Acidobacteriota bacterium and encodes:
- a CDS encoding DUF839 domain-containing protein, translated to MNVLQASSLKLGLVVALAAPLAFGQLGIGPITTGVKFAKKHVGHPATTIASGFKLQAVVTGTNVIENPSGPITKFGILTDNTLTEPDENAYLVFDQNPGGPVPGYDYGRHFLFQGHENAGNLAFITRINMDITDKKHRVTLLSPVGTNGLTGFNAIDGSAYLPLANKMLFSQEDGGAIIEANATWPPNVHTLDGIFGNPAFFEGMHPDDQGNLIMCEDLGGTSVNIDPNDPNSPKAARQPNSFVYRFVPTDVTNIDAGGKLQALQVLIDGAPVVFHANDPSGDVFSVNQLRLHTPGTSYIAQWVTVHDTAVDGTTAFNPNALAKAANATPFKRPENFQFLPGSGFQTFFFDATGDTNALAGAVPALAQRGTWGSIFRVDLSTDRNSGTIGIFVLGTAEQSSFDNLTFADAHTLIAAEDRGDGLHTQLNRLDSIWSYTTDGSEPPLRFVALGRDSVSETRGDNEPTGTHVSNGSMDPSQMLGTVDSLVDARGFFTQQHGKNTVYEILREE
- a CDS encoding FtsX-like permease family protein; protein product: MNFSRFVTRSAFRNRLRSLLTVASIAFSLLLLSVMLTLWRSFYIDPGAPDSALRIMTRHKVSLANFLPIYYRDKIRGIPGVVHIVPMTWFGGRYIDDKPANFFAQFATDPEEYFDVAADKVMPPEQLEAWKKDRAGCVVDVDLAKKHNWKIGDRITLQGTIFPTNLELTLRGIYKIDPPSSNLYFHAKYLEESVSWFKNSAGFYFTRVDTANHMPDAARSIDAMFHSAPLPTKSESEQAFRLDFIATLGNVKAFILGICGAVTFTMLLVCANTMAMSIRERTREVAVLRTLGFTRERIFKLLLSEALAIALIGGLIGVMSATLIIGLLSRPGIGMPVSMHMTSLTALAVMLVAAFVGLSSAIVPSYRASHLHIVDALRHIG